One Deltaproteobacteria bacterium DNA window includes the following coding sequences:
- a CDS encoding aldehyde dehydrogenase family protein, with amino-acid sequence MERYKLFIDGDFVDAESGKTFESIDPGTELPFAEVAQAGEAEAKAAIAAARETFDSGVWSGLSPSARMAKIQDFADQVAQQGIRLAATESMDSGQIISLAKFGPLLGVGVLRNLSLLAATKFPWEEEIPVSGNVFAPGREFIRREPIGVCVSIIPWNFPMSQAFWKIASAISMGNTMVLKPATYTPLSALIIAEAAQAAGIPKGVINVLAGPGGELGNILCTHPDVDKISFTGSTEVGREIMKMASGTVKKVTLELGGKSANIILDDADMDLAVEGAVFGTFFHQGQICESGTRVLVSSKIYEEFLEKMKKRAESLRIGYQLDPSAQLGPLVSREQLATIERYVKLGKEEGAELITGGTRVEVPGISGGYYYAPTIFANVDNKMRIAREEIFGPVVCVIKYDSDEEAIAIANDSIYGLGGGVFSGNHARAERIAREVKTGTMWINNYHIFADFCPFGGYKQSGVGRELGLAGLHEYTQVKRIHVNALADHRSNMTFQIMSDNKRVDGFSYNCPTNVVAGHGSLSAIYKAVAELGCRRAMIMTDPGVAGAGLARMVENALVDHCVGTYDAIPSDPDLGSADAATAKARELNADCIVSVGGGSVIDTAKAVCVTLKNRGRANDHLNFLALTEPQVPHISIPTTSGTGSEVTQVAVLTSASAGRKLFIVDRYIVPNVAILDPRFTMTLPKDLTVYTAMDALTHAIEAMTSILSNQICDGQALHAIRLIKENLPLVAMDGKNEKARLNMQIAATMAGWAFTIAQTALAHGMAHTVGTLHHIHHGAACGILIPKVMRYNVDHAADKLALVAQALGINTAGMSERDAAMAAADEVESLMKEIGHPLRLREMGVPEESLPACAFHALADTANLFNARPVNDPADILKIYMEAF; translated from the coding sequence ATGGAACGCTATAAATTATTTATTGATGGTGATTTTGTTGACGCAGAGAGTGGGAAGACCTTTGAATCGATAGACCCGGGTACCGAGCTGCCTTTCGCGGAGGTCGCGCAGGCCGGCGAAGCCGAGGCAAAAGCGGCGATCGCCGCTGCCCGGGAAACCTTCGACAGTGGAGTGTGGAGCGGATTGTCCCCGTCGGCGCGTATGGCGAAGATACAGGATTTTGCCGACCAGGTGGCACAGCAGGGTATCCGTCTGGCCGCGACGGAAAGTATGGATTCGGGCCAGATCATATCACTTGCCAAGTTCGGACCGCTGCTCGGCGTAGGAGTCCTGCGAAACCTCAGCCTTCTCGCGGCTACGAAATTTCCCTGGGAGGAAGAGATCCCCGTCTCCGGCAATGTATTCGCGCCGGGCCGCGAGTTCATCCGCCGGGAACCCATAGGGGTCTGTGTCAGCATCATCCCCTGGAACTTCCCCATGAGCCAGGCGTTCTGGAAGATCGCGTCGGCGATCAGCATGGGGAATACCATGGTTCTGAAACCGGCTACCTACACCCCTCTCTCAGCCCTCATTATTGCTGAAGCAGCGCAGGCTGCCGGCATACCGAAAGGGGTGATCAATGTTCTTGCCGGCCCCGGAGGGGAATTGGGGAACATCCTGTGCACCCACCCGGATGTTGACAAGATCAGCTTCACCGGGAGTACCGAGGTAGGACGTGAGATAATGAAAATGGCGTCCGGAACCGTAAAGAAGGTAACGCTCGAGCTGGGCGGCAAGTCGGCCAACATCATTCTCGATGATGCCGATATGGACCTGGCCGTGGAAGGCGCGGTGTTTGGGACCTTCTTTCACCAGGGACAGATATGTGAGTCAGGCACCCGTGTCCTGGTCTCATCGAAGATCTATGAAGAGTTCCTTGAAAAGATGAAAAAGCGAGCGGAATCGCTCCGTATCGGCTATCAGCTGGACCCGTCGGCCCAGTTGGGACCCCTTGTCAGCAGGGAACAACTGGCCACCATTGAACGGTATGTAAAGCTGGGGAAGGAGGAAGGTGCGGAACTGATCACCGGCGGCACGCGTGTCGAGGTCCCGGGGATCAGCGGAGGGTATTATTACGCGCCCACCATCTTCGCGAACGTGGACAACAAAATGCGCATCGCCCGGGAAGAGATCTTCGGCCCCGTGGTCTGCGTTATTAAATATGATAGTGATGAAGAGGCAATCGCCATCGCCAACGACTCCATCTACGGCCTTGGAGGCGGCGTGTTTTCCGGAAACCACGCCAGGGCGGAGCGGATCGCCCGTGAAGTGAAGACCGGGACCATGTGGATCAACAATTACCACATCTTCGCCGATTTCTGTCCCTTTGGCGGCTATAAGCAGTCAGGGGTGGGACGCGAACTGGGGCTTGCCGGATTACATGAATATACCCAGGTCAAGAGGATACATGTGAACGCCCTCGCCGACCACCGATCCAATATGACCTTCCAGATCATGTCGGATAATAAGCGGGTGGATGGTTTTTCCTACAATTGCCCGACCAATGTCGTGGCGGGCCATGGGAGCCTGAGCGCGATATACAAAGCCGTCGCGGAACTGGGATGCCGCCGGGCGATGATCATGACCGATCCGGGGGTTGCCGGGGCCGGGTTGGCCCGGATGGTGGAAAATGCTCTGGTCGATCATTGCGTCGGCACCTACGACGCGATCCCGTCGGACCCTGATCTTGGATCAGCGGACGCCGCAACGGCGAAGGCCCGGGAACTCAATGCGGACTGCATCGTCAGTGTGGGAGGCGGGAGTGTTATCGATACGGCCAAAGCGGTATGCGTGACCTTGAAAAACAGAGGCCGGGCGAACGACCATCTGAATTTCCTGGCACTCACCGAGCCTCAGGTCCCTCATATCTCCATACCGACGACATCGGGAACGGGCAGTGAAGTGACCCAGGTCGCTGTATTGACCAGTGCAAGCGCTGGACGGAAGCTCTTCATAGTGGACCGGTATATAGTTCCGAACGTTGCCATTCTCGATCCGCGATTTACCATGACGCTGCCCAAAGACCTGACGGTGTACACCGCAATGGACGCGCTGACCCACGCCATCGAAGCCATGACGAGCATTCTGTCGAACCAGATCTGTGACGGACAGGCGTTACACGCGATACGTCTCATAAAGGAAAACCTGCCCCTCGTCGCCATGGATGGAAAGAATGAAAAAGCCCGTCTCAATATGCAGATAGCCGCCACCATGGCGGGATGGGCATTCACGATCGCGCAGACCGCCCTGGCTCACGGTATGGCGCATACCGTCGGGACATTGCACCACATTCACCACGGGGCGGCGTGCGGGATTCTCATTCCGAAGGTGATGCGCTATAATGTCGACCATGCCGCCGATAAACTGGCCCTGGTCGCGCAGGCACTGGGGATCAATACGGCCGGCATGTCGGAGCGTGATGCGGCAATGGCGGCGGCGGACGAAGTGGAATCACTGATGAAGGAGATAGGCCATCCTCTCCGGCTTCGCGAAATGGGTGTCCCCGAGGAAAGCCTGCCTGCCTGCGCGTTCCACGCACTTGCCGATACGGCGAATCTGTTCAACGCGCGACCCGTGAACGATCCGGCGGATATTCTGAAGATCTACATGGAGGCATTTTAA
- a CDS encoding NAD(P)/FAD-dependent oxidoreductase, producing MAGFLKGKKVIVVGTGIGGSGVSALLAKEGADVLVLERNPFPGGKAASFDREGFVYDSGVHWLARGARGPLGEIAREVGAEVAFRSIDEGIQFNMGGRSGTLPVDMDDERSMKSFFSEMGVLPEHISGAWSFVTDVMRERTPGELEELDGVSLADHVLRFTPDERFFGLIEAFTGIYMVIGPRQSSAGEFIICLSTHIREKSLSYPLGGMRAVPLSYLKAMVDAGGEVRYSSPVEGIVVEGGRVKGVEADGFIAADMVISNTGIKETVDLVGRRYFPDDYVKMVDNLRLSYGGVSVKYALDAEVVKPHIIFHYPDMTDARAAERQAAVFIPVPSAVDPSLAPPGCQMVLVASLAPQGLEDPEAEDRICEEVINRIENTMIDIFPDIERHVIWKMRTNTRYIAQISGRRTGEVVGLAQNRHQVGRNRPKNQTPVEGLFLVGADTGGRGVGTEMAADSALSLWRTLS from the coding sequence GTGGCTGGATTTCTCAAGGGTAAAAAAGTGATCGTTGTGGGGACGGGGATCGGCGGTTCCGGTGTGTCCGCCCTCCTGGCGAAAGAAGGTGCTGACGTCCTGGTGCTTGAGCGCAACCCCTTTCCCGGTGGAAAGGCTGCGAGCTTCGATCGTGAAGGGTTCGTCTACGATTCGGGCGTGCACTGGCTCGCAAGGGGAGCGCGGGGACCGCTGGGAGAGATAGCCCGGGAGGTCGGCGCGGAGGTAGCGTTCCGCTCGATCGATGAAGGGATACAGTTCAATATGGGGGGGCGATCCGGTACGCTCCCCGTCGATATGGATGATGAACGTTCCATGAAATCGTTTTTTTCCGAGATGGGGGTGCTCCCCGAACATATCTCCGGGGCATGGTCATTTGTAACGGATGTAATGCGTGAAAGAACCCCCGGCGAACTGGAAGAGCTTGACGGTGTTTCCCTTGCCGACCATGTTCTGCGATTTACCCCGGACGAGAGATTTTTCGGACTGATCGAGGCCTTCACGGGAATATACATGGTTATCGGTCCGCGCCAGTCTTCCGCCGGAGAGTTCATCATATGCCTATCCACCCACATACGTGAGAAGAGCCTCTCATACCCGCTCGGGGGGATGCGGGCTGTTCCCCTGTCGTATCTGAAGGCAATGGTGGATGCAGGGGGGGAGGTTCGCTATTCATCGCCGGTCGAGGGTATCGTCGTTGAAGGGGGACGGGTCAAAGGGGTCGAGGCCGATGGATTCATCGCCGCAGACATGGTGATCAGCAACACCGGGATCAAGGAAACGGTGGACCTTGTGGGGCGCCGGTATTTCCCGGACGATTATGTGAAGATGGTGGACAATCTTCGTCTTTCCTATGGGGGGGTGAGCGTCAAATACGCGCTTGACGCCGAGGTTGTCAAACCCCATATCATCTTCCATTACCCGGACATGACCGATGCAAGAGCGGCAGAGCGGCAGGCGGCGGTATTCATTCCGGTACCTTCAGCGGTCGATCCTTCCCTGGCACCGCCGGGTTGCCAGATGGTCCTGGTTGCCTCCCTGGCTCCCCAGGGGCTGGAAGATCCCGAAGCGGAAGACAGGATCTGTGAAGAGGTTATCAACCGCATAGAGAACACGATGATTGACATCTTCCCCGATATCGAACGTCACGTGATATGGAAGATGCGGACCAATACCCGGTATATAGCCCAGATATCCGGACGGAGAACTGGGGAGGTTGTCGGCCTCGCGCAGAATCGGCATCAGGTCGGCAGGAACCGGCCGAAAAATCAGACCCCCGTGGAGGGACTGTTTCTGGTAGGCGCCGATACCGGGGGAAGGGGTGTCGGAACAGAGATGGCCGCCGACAGCGCACTATCCCTCTGGAGAACATTATCCTGA
- a CDS encoding Fic family protein, which translates to MDENSIVKIHTFKSGNFVFSSKYDRTALGSKVYGLTLLYKTVISLPMLPDWSTRFNDEIIKKSIFGTAALEGNPLTEEEVGKIIGESEKRKSVQRAEQEIINLKTVYETIRQQEPVEQPVKLTEVSIREKHKLITKSIEFAANVPGTYRNHVVKVGDRDHGGVYTPPKCLPDIQNLMKEFCKWINSKEIMALDAVVRAALAHYYLGLIHPFGDGNGRTARAVEGFLLRVSGIKLVPTMLSSYYYRNMDDYFWSFSLARKNKDHDVTPFITFVLDGVMDSLKEIEEGVVSHLRILLMRDFAAFLRNAKKITQRQKDLIDTMLEHGSYAGIVLQDLIHNLPYKTLYRGTSERTARRDLKRLCDLNLLLAEQGKYKLNFATFQ; encoded by the coding sequence ATGGATGAAAACAGCATTGTAAAGATCCATACATTCAAATCCGGGAATTTCGTATTCAGCAGTAAGTATGACCGCACAGCACTGGGCTCTAAAGTTTACGGTCTGACGTTACTATACAAGACGGTCATTTCTTTGCCAATGCTTCCAGATTGGTCTACTCGTTTTAATGATGAAATTATCAAGAAATCTATTTTTGGAACCGCAGCCTTGGAAGGCAACCCCCTTACCGAGGAAGAAGTGGGTAAAATAATCGGGGAAAGTGAAAAAAGAAAATCCGTACAAAGGGCGGAGCAGGAAATAATCAATCTAAAGACGGTCTATGAAACGATAAGACAACAAGAGCCTGTAGAACAGCCGGTGAAACTGACGGAGGTATCAATAAGGGAGAAACATAAATTAATTACCAAAAGCATAGAATTTGCAGCAAATGTGCCTGGAACTTATCGAAATCACGTGGTCAAAGTAGGAGACAGAGACCACGGTGGGGTATACACCCCCCCCAAATGTCTGCCCGACATCCAGAACCTTATGAAAGAATTTTGCAAATGGATCAACAGCAAGGAAATAATGGCTCTTGATGCGGTGGTCAGAGCGGCGCTGGCACATTACTATCTTGGGTTAATCCATCCCTTCGGAGATGGAAATGGCAGAACAGCCAGAGCCGTTGAAGGCTTTCTGCTTCGTGTGTCCGGAATTAAATTGGTTCCGACCATGCTGTCTAGCTATTACTATAGAAACATGGACGACTACTTCTGGTCTTTTTCTTTGGCCAGAAAAAATAAGGATCACGATGTAACACCATTCATCACGTTTGTATTAGATGGAGTAATGGATTCTCTGAAAGAGATAGAGGAAGGTGTTGTATCACACCTAAGAATATTGCTTATGAGAGATTTCGCAGCTTTCCTTAGAAATGCAAAAAAAATAACCCAAAGGCAAAAAGACTTAATTGACACAATGCTCGAGCATGGATCCTATGCCGGGATAGTGCTGCAGGACTTAATACACAACTTACCTTACAAAACTCTTTACCGAGGAACATCGGAGAGAACTGCACGGCGGGATCTGAAGAGATTATGCGATCTTAACTTGCTCCTTGCAGAGCAAGGCAAATATAAGCTGAACTTCGCCACATTTCAGTAA
- a CDS encoding long-chain fatty acid--CoA ligase, protein MKNTENSSDLNGIGDRRWHASYVAGVPRSVEFEDITMPEILTRTAEKYPERSAILFMGKEISYGELERLVNRFANVLISLGVKRGDRVALLLPNIPQIVIAFYGIWRMGAIAVPNNPLNTDRELEYQLNDSGSTILVTLDLLAPRMLALRPKTKLKQIITCHINDYLPFPVKQLFPLIKKGMYVKYEKAPGYDQFLDLMKHASPEFKGATPALDDIAFIPYTGGTTGISKGVVLTHRNTTCKNQIMEAWFGEMKGSYERELAVFPFFHLAGIVAVMIFTVKMGWTDVLVPRPEPRAVLDMMIKYKTTVIPAVPTIYVGLLGLPEFKKADLSFVKGFFSAAAPLAIETINDLKKATGATIVEAYGMTESTGLITLTPWKGTQKIGSAGVPLPNTDMKIVDLETGEKEVPVGEEGEIIFRGPQMCQGYYNMPEETAKAKRNGWFHTGDIGKIDEDGYIYIVDRKKDMIIAGGYNIYPRDIDEVLFEHPKVLEACAVGVPDKYRGETVKAFVVVKPGEALTEEELNTYCRENLAAYKVPKIYEFIDALPKSSVGKVLRRELRDLEMKKMEKEVP, encoded by the coding sequence ATGAAGAATACAGAGAACAGTAGTGATCTTAATGGGATCGGTGATCGACGATGGCATGCATCCTATGTGGCCGGGGTGCCGAGATCCGTCGAATTCGAGGATATCACCATGCCGGAGATCCTTACCAGGACAGCAGAGAAATATCCGGAGCGGTCGGCGATCCTCTTCATGGGAAAAGAAATATCCTATGGCGAGCTTGAGCGATTGGTCAACCGCTTCGCGAACGTCCTCATTTCCCTGGGTGTAAAACGAGGCGACAGGGTTGCTCTGCTCCTCCCGAATATCCCCCAGATCGTGATCGCCTTTTACGGGATCTGGCGAATGGGGGCCATTGCGGTACCCAATAATCCCTTGAACACCGACCGGGAGCTTGAATATCAGCTCAACGATTCCGGCTCCACCATTCTGGTGACCCTGGACCTCCTTGCACCCCGGATGCTTGCTCTCAGGCCGAAGACAAAACTCAAACAGATAATCACCTGCCATATAAACGACTACCTTCCATTTCCTGTAAAGCAACTCTTTCCTCTCATCAAGAAGGGGATGTATGTGAAATACGAGAAGGCTCCGGGCTACGATCAATTCCTCGATCTGATGAAGCATGCATCCCCTGAATTCAAGGGCGCAACTCCTGCTCTGGACGATATTGCCTTTATCCCATACACCGGTGGGACCACCGGCATATCCAAGGGGGTTGTTCTTACCCACCGGAACACCACGTGCAAGAACCAGATAATGGAGGCCTGGTTCGGGGAGATGAAAGGTTCTTATGAGAGAGAGCTTGCAGTATTCCCCTTCTTTCACCTGGCGGGCATTGTTGCCGTCATGATATTTACTGTAAAAATGGGATGGACGGATGTTCTGGTTCCCCGGCCCGAACCCCGGGCAGTGCTGGACATGATGATCAAGTATAAAACAACCGTCATACCGGCTGTTCCCACGATCTATGTGGGGCTTCTGGGTCTACCGGAGTTCAAAAAGGCGGACCTCTCTTTCGTCAAAGGCTTCTTTTCCGCAGCGGCTCCCCTTGCGATCGAGACCATAAACGACCTGAAAAAGGCCACCGGTGCCACTATCGTGGAGGCTTACGGCATGACCGAGTCAACGGGCCTTATCACCCTGACCCCATGGAAAGGCACGCAAAAGATAGGGAGTGCCGGTGTGCCGCTCCCCAATACGGACATGAAGATCGTTGACCTGGAGACGGGGGAGAAAGAGGTCCCGGTGGGTGAAGAGGGGGAGATCATCTTCCGTGGTCCCCAGATGTGTCAGGGCTATTACAACATGCCGGAAGAGACGGCGAAAGCAAAGAGAAACGGCTGGTTCCATACCGGTGATATTGGAAAGATAGATGAAGATGGATATATCTATATCGTCGACCGGAAGAAGGACATGATCATTGCCGGGGGTTATAACATCTATCCAAGGGATATAGACGAGGTCCTCTTTGAGCATCCGAAGGTCCTGGAAGCCTGCGCCGTGGGCGTGCCGGACAAGTACCGGGGGGAGACCGTAAAGGCCTTTGTGGTCGTCAAACCGGGAGAGGCCCTCACCGAAGAGGAACTCAACACGTACTGCAGGGAGAATCTTGCCGCCTACAAGGTGCCGAAGATATACGAGTTCATAGACGCCCTTCCCAAATCGTCGGTCGGCAAGGTTCTCAGACGGGAATTGAGAGACCTGGAGATGAAAAAAATGGAGAAGGAAGTTCCATGA
- a CDS encoding lipocalin family protein, whose amino-acid sequence MRMILIFLTSLVLAGCLGMPETVTPVKQFELNRYLGKWYEIARLDHSFERGLERVTADYSMREDGGVAVVNRGYSPKENEWKVAKGKAYFVTNENEGYLKVSFFGPFYGSYVIFELDKESYEYAFITGPDTSYLWLLARTPKVPREVIDTFIKRSKGLGFDVDTLIFVRHDENA is encoded by the coding sequence ATGAGAATGATACTGATATTTTTAACTTCCCTGGTATTGGCTGGTTGTCTGGGGATGCCGGAAACAGTAACGCCGGTGAAGCAATTTGAGCTGAACCGCTATTTGGGGAAATGGTATGAAATAGCAAGATTAGACCATTCATTTGAGCGCGGGCTTGAACGGGTTACGGCCGACTATTCAATGCGTGAAGATGGCGGAGTTGCTGTTGTGAACCGTGGCTACTCACCAAAAGAGAATGAATGGAAGGTGGCAAAAGGCAAAGCTTACTTTGTTACTAATGAAAATGAGGGCTACCTTAAGGTTTCATTCTTCGGGCCTTTTTATGGTTCATATGTGATCTTTGAGCTTGACAAAGAGAGTTACGAATATGCTTTTATCACAGGTCCTGATACATCATATTTGTGGTTGCTCGCAAGAACACCGAAGGTGCCGCGGGAGGTAATCGATACATTCATTAAAAGATCAAAAGGTCTGGGTTTTGATGTTGATACGTTGATTTTCGTGCGTCACGATGAAAATGCCTGA